The Deltaproteobacteria bacterium DNA segment GTCGAGCGCCTGTCGGGCGAGGTCGACTGCTCGGTCGAGAGCGAGCGCCTCGACGCGATCCGGCGCGAAGTGGCGCGCATCTCGGAGATCGTCGAGCGGCTCGGCGAGATGGCGGCCGGCGACAAGTACGAGACCGTCGAGTACGTCGGCCCCGCGCGCATGGTCGACCTGCGCCCGCACCGGCCCGGCTCGCACGAGCCCGACCCGCGGCTTGCCGGGGCGCGCATCCTGATCGCCGACGACGACCTCGGCATCCGTAAGTCGCTCGGTGAGCTGCTGGCGGGCGAAGGCTGCGTGGTCGAGACGGCGGCCGACGGCGTGGAGGCGCTCGAGAAGATCGAGCGCGACGGCTTCGACGTCCTGATCAGCGACGTCGTGATGCCGCGCATGGACGGCTACGAGCTCTTCAGCGCCGTCCGCCGGCGCTACCCGCGGCTGCCCGTGCTGATGATGACCGCCTTCCACTACGACCGCGACCACGTGATCAAGCGCAGTCGCGTCGAGGGGCTCGAGGGCGTGATCTTCAAGAAGCCGGTGGACCCGGACCGGCTGCGCGAGAAGCTCGTCGAAGCGCTGGCCACCCGGCGCGGCTGAGAAGCGACGAGAAGAGCCCCGTCTCCTGACGAGCGGGCCCCGTGGGCTTCCCGAACGGCGCGGGCGACGCCCCGCCGCGGCGCAGGGCTACTCGGCCCGCGCCACGCAGACCGCGACGACGCGCCGGGCGCCGGCGCGGCGCAGCGCGCGGGCGCAGGCGCACAGGGTGGCGCCGGTCGTCGCGACGTCGTCCACGAGCGCGACGCAGGCGGGCGGCGCGAAGCCCGCGCGCGCCGCGAAGGCGCCGCGCACGTTGCGCCGGCGCGCCCCGCGGTCGAGGCCGGTCTGGCTCGGGATCTCGCGCAGCACGACGAGCGCGTCGAGGGCGACCGGCGCGCCGAGCCGGCGCCCGGCCGCGGACGCGAGCACGCCGGCCGGGTGGAAGCCCCGCGCGCGGCGGCGGCGGGGGTGCATCGGCACCGGGACGACCAGCGCCGGCGCGAGGGCGGCCGCGCGGGCCGCCGCGTCGCGGGCCAGGGCCTCGACGAGCGCGAGCGGCCGGGCGTCGAGCCCGGCCAGGCCCCGTGCGGGGTACTTGAAGCGCTGGATCCAGGCCTCGATCTCGCCCGCGTAGGCCACCTCCGCGCACCAGGCGGCGAGGGGGGCCGGCGGCGCCGGCGCGAGGCCGGGCGGCAGCCGCGGGAGGGCTCCGCGACAGGGAGCGCAGAGCGCCGTCCCGGCCGCGAGCGAGCGCCCGCAGCGCGCGCACGCGCGCGGCAGCAGGAGGTCGAGGAACGCGGCGGCGAGCGAGCGCAGGATCCGGGGCTCCGCGGGACCGCGGGGCGAGGGGTCTCAGGCCGGGACGAGCAGGCTGCGGCCGGTCATCTCGGGCGGGACGGGCAGCCCGAGCAGCTCGAGGATCGTGGGCGCGAGGTCCGCGAGGCCGCCGTCGCGCAGCCGGCGCCCGCGCGGATCCGCGGTGACCCACCAGATCGGCACCGGATTGGTCGTGTGCGCGGTGTGGGGGCCGCCGGTCGCGGGGTCGATCATCTGCTCGCAGTTGCCGTGGTCGGCGGTGACGAGCGCCTGGCCGCCCTGCGCGAGCAGCTTCCCGAGGACCCGCTCGAGGCACTGGTCGATCGTCTCGACCGCCTTCACCGCGGCCGGCAGGACGCCCGTGTGCCCGACCATGTCGGGATTCGCGAAGTTCACGAGCACGAAGGCGTAGTCGCGCTCGGCGAGCTTCTCGAGGATCGCGCGGGTCAGGACGGGAGCGCTCATCTCGGGCTTGTGGTCGTAGGTGGCGACGTCGCGGGGCGACGGGATCAGCACGCGCTCCTCGCCCTCGAAGGGCTCCTCGCGCCCGCTGTTGAAGAAGAAGGTGACGTGCGCGTACTTCTCGGTCTCCGCCATGCGGAGCTGCGGGAGGCGCGCCGCCGCGAGGATCTCGCCCAGGATGTGGCGCGTGGTCTGGGTGCCGAAGGCGACCGGCAGCCCGAACTCCGCGTCGTATTCGGTCATGCACACGAAGAGGGCCGGCTGCACGCCGACGCGCCGCTCGAGCTGGCCCTCGAAGCGGCGCGGCGCCGCGCTGGTGAGCGCGTTGGTGAGCTCGCGGGCGCGGTCGGCGCGGAAGTTGAAGAAGAGCGCGACGTCGCCGTCCGCGAAGGCCTCGCCGCCCTCCACGACGGTGGGCTGCACGAACTCGTCGCCCTCGTCGCGCGCGTAGGCGGCCTCGACGGCGGCCTCGGCGCTCGCCGCGGTCAGTCCCTCGCGGGCGACGATCGCGTGGTAGGCGCGCGCGATGCGCTCCCAGCGGTCGTCGCGGTCCATCGCCCAGTGGCGCCCGATCACGGTGGCGACCTGGCCGCCGGCCGCCGCGAGCTGCGGCGTCACCTGCCCGAGGTAGCCGAGCCCCGAGCGCGGCGGCGTGTCGCGCCCGTCGAGGAAGGCGTGCAGCACGGGCCGCACGCCTGCGCGCCCGCAGGCGGCGAGCAGCGCGAGCAGGTGGTCGAGGTGACTGTGGACGCCACCGTCGGAGACGAGGCCGAGGAGGTGCAGGCAGCCGCGGCCCGCGCGAGCGGCGGCGAGCGCCCGGGCGATCGCCGGCACGCCCTCGGGCCCGACCTCCGCGAAGGTCTTCGAGATGCGCGTGATGTCCTGGTACAGGATGCGCCCCGCGCCCATCGTCATGTGACCCACCTCGGAGTTGCCCATCTGGCCCGGCGGCAGGCCGACGGCCGCGCCCGAGGTCTCGATCCGCGCGTGCGGGTAGAGCCGGTTCGCCCGCGCGAAGAAGGGCGCGTGCGCCGCGGCGGTCGCGTCGCCGGGGCCGCCGTCGCCGAGGCCGAAGCCGTCGAGCACCACCAGCATCACGGGGCCCGTCACGGCGCGGCCTGCTCCGCCCGCGCCGGCAACCCCTCGATGTGCGGGGCGTCGCTCCACAGCCGCTCGATGTCGTAGTGCAGGCGGGTCTCGGGCGTGAAGACGTGCACGATCACGTCGTCGAGGTCGATCAGCACCCAGCGCCCTTCGGCGTAGCCCTCGATCCCGAGCGGCGGCTCGCCGGCCTCCCGGGCGGCCGCTTCGACGGAGTCGGCGATCGCGCGCACCTGGCGGTCCGAGCGGCCCGTGCACACGACGAAGACGTCGGCGAACGAGGAGAGCTCCTTCACGTCGAGCGCCACCACCGCCTCCGCCTTCACCTCGAGCGCCGCTTCCACGGCCTTGCGGGTCTTCTCTGCGGAGGTCATCGGCTGGCGCGCACTCCCCGGGAGCTCCCCGTGTCGCCATAGAGGCCGCTCGCCCGGACGGCGTCGCGAACGGCCTCGGGGAGGAGATAGCGCACGGATCGGCCCTCGCGCAGGCGCCGGCGCAGGTCCGACGCGGAGAGGTCGAGCCCGGCGATCTCCACGAGCCGCAGCCAGGTGCCGGCGCTGCGGTGAAGGCCCGAGCGGCCGTCGGCGGCGATCTCGAAGAGGTCGCGCACCGCCTCGGGGAGCCACTGCGCGAGATGGCCCGTGCGCAGCGGCGGGCGCGGCGTCACCGCGAAGTGGGCGAGCCCGAAGAGCTCGCGGGGGGAGCGCCAGCCGCCCATCTCGGCGAAGGCGTCGGAGCCGACCAGGAAGACCGGCTCCTCGCCGGCGGCGCGCAGGCGCTCGCGCAGGGCCGTGAGCGTGTCGACGAGGTACGAGGGGCCGCCGCGCTCGATCTCGATCGCCTCGACCGCGAAGCGCGGGTTGTCGGCCACCGCGAGCCGGACCCAGGCGAGGCGCTCGGCACCGGGCGCGATCGGGTCGCCGCCCTCGCCGGCCTTGTGGGGAGGCACCGCGCTCGGCACGAAGAGCACGCGCGCGAGACCGAGCGCCTCGGCCATCTCCTCGGCCGCCCGCAGGTGGCCGAGGTGGATCGGGTTGAAGGTGCCGCCGTAGACGCCGACCGGCTGCAAGGTCAGTCGGGCCGCAGCTGGCCGTCACCGAAGAGCACGAACTTCTGCGTGGTGAGCCCCTCGAGCCCCATCGGGCCGTAGGCGTGCAGCTTCGAGGTGGAGATGCCGATCTCGGCGCCGAGCCCGAGCCGGTAGCCGTCCGCGTAGGCGGTCGAGCAGTTGACCCCGACCGTGGAGGAGTCGATGCGGCGCACGAAGGCCTGCGACGCCGCGTAGTCGCGGGTCACGATCACCTCGGTGTGGCTGCTGCCCCAGGTGCGGATGTGGTCGATCGCGGCGTCGAGGCCGTCGACGACGCGCACCGCGAGGATCGGCGCCAGGTACTCGGCAGCCCAGTCCTCGTCGGAGGCGGGCTTCGCCGCCGGGAAGAGCGCCCTGGTGGCGGCGCAGCCGCGCAGCTCGACGCCTTCGGCGGCGAGCGCGCCGAGCACGCGCGGCAGCAACGCGGGCGCGGCCTCCCGGTGCACGAGCAGCGTCTCGAGGCCGTTGCAGACCTCCATCTGGCGCAGCTTCGAGTCGAGGACGATCGCGGTCGCCATCTCCGGGTCCGCGCTGGCGTCGAGGTACACGTGACACACGCCAGCGTCGTGCTTGATGACGGGGATCGTCGAGGTCTCGCTCACCTTGCGGATCAGCCCGGGGCCGCCGCGCGGGATCACGAGGTCGATCTCGCGGTCGCGGCGCAGCAGGAGGTCGATCGCGGCGCGGTCGGTGGTCGGCACGATCGCGACGGCGTCCTCGGGTACGCCCGTGTCGCGGGCGGCCGCGCGCAGCTCGGCGCCGAGCGCGAGGTTGGAGCGGATCGCCTCCGAGCCGCCGCGCAGGATCACCGCGTTGCCGGCCTTCAGGCACAGCGCCGCCGCGTCCACCGTCACGTTCGGGCGCGACTCGTAGATGATCGCGACGACCCCGAGCGGGATGCGCATGCGGCCGACGCGCAGCCCGTTCGGCCGCACCCACATGCCGGTGATCTCGCCGGCCGGGTCGGGCAGCGCGGCCACGTCGCGCAGGCCGGCCAGCATCGTGCTCCACTTGCCGCCCTCGAGCGCGAGGCGCTTCACCATCGCGGGCTCGAGACCCGCGCGCTCGGCCTCGGCCCGGTCGGCGCGGTTGGCGGCGAGGATCGCCTCGCGCGCGGCCTCGAGGCGTTCGGCGGCGCGCAGCAGCCAGGCGTCCTTGCGGTCGCGGGTGAGCTCGGCCGTGCGCCGCGAGGCGGCGCGCGCGGCGAGCGCGAGGTCGGCGATCGTCTTCTCGAGCGCGGGGTCGGCCATCGGTCCTAGCTCTCCGCTCCTCGCTCTCCGGCCTTCGGTCCGCGGCCGTCGGGCCGTCAGTCCCCGGCCACCAGCACGAGGTCGTCGCGATGGATCACCTCGCTGCCGTTCGAGTACCCTAGCACCGCCTCGATCTGGCGCGTCGAGAGCCCGCGGATCCGCGCCACGTCGCGCGCCGAGTAGGCGACCAGTCCGCGCGCCACCTCGCGGCCCGCGGGATCGGTGCAGCGCACCGGGTCGCCGATGCCGAACTCGCCGGCCACCGCCGTGATGCCCGCCGGCAGCAGGCTGCGCCCGCGCTCCTGGAGCGCCTGGGCCGCGCCCGCGTCGAGGCGCAGCTCGCCGCGCGGGCGCGCGGTGAAGGCGAGCCAGTGCTTGCGGCTGCCGAGCCGGCGCGCGGGCTCGGGCAGGAAGAGCGTGCCCTCCGCCTCGCCCGCCGCGATCCGCTCCAGGACGCCGCGGCGCCGGCCGTTCGCGATCACCGTCGCGGCGCCCGAGAGCGCGGCGGTCCGCGCCGCCTCGAGCTTCGTGATCATCCCGCCGCGCCCGAAGGCGTGGTCGCTGCCGCCCGCGGCGCGCTCGATCTCGGGCGTGATGCGCTCGACCACGTCCCAGCGTGCGGGCCGCGGGTTGTCCGCCGAGGGCGCCTCGCGGTACAGGCCGTCCACGTCGGTGAGCAGCACCAGCAGCTCGGCCGCCACCAGGTTCACGACGTTCGCCGACAGGTTGTCGTTGTCGCCGAAGCGGATCTCCTCGGTCGAGGTGGTGTCGTTCTCGTTGACGATCGGAACCACGCCGAGCCCGAGCAGCGTGAGGAGCGTGCGGCGCGCGTTCAGGAAGCGCTCGCGGTCCTCGAGCCCGATCCGGGTCACGAGCACCTGCGCCACCTGCCGGCCGCGCCGGGCGAAGCCGACCCGGTAGCGCTCCATCAGCGCGATCTGGCCGACGGCCGCCGCCGCCTGCTTCTCCGGGATCGAGCGGCCGGGGTGCGACCAGCCGAGCCGGTGCGAGCCCATCGCGATCGCGCCCGACGAGACCACCACCACCTGGCGGCCCTCGTCCGTGAGCGCGGCCACCTGGCGGATCAGCTCCGTGAAGACGCGCGGCCGCACGGCGCCCGCGGCGGTCAGGATCGAGCTGCCCACCTTGACGACGATGCGCCGCGCGCGGCGCGCCGCAGCCCTCATCGCGCCGCCTCCGCGGCCGCGGCGCTCGCCGCGTCGGCCTCGTCGAGGGCGCGCAGCATCGCGAAGCGCAGCGCGTCGAGGCCCTCGCCGGTGGCGCCCGACACGCAGAGCACGCGGCGGCCGCGCGCGCGCAGCGCCGCCTCGAGCGGCCCGAGGCGCGCCGCCCGCTCGTCCTCCGGGATCAGGTCGAGCTTGTTCAAGGCCACGATCTCCGTCCGCCCGGCGAGCTCCGCCGCATAGGCGCCGAGCTCCGCGCGGATCGTCTCCCAATCGGCCAGCGGCGCCAGGGGCTCGCGCCCTTCGAGCGCGGCCGTGCCGGCGTCGACGAGGTGCACGAGCACGCGCGTGCGCTCGGCGTGACGCAGGAAGCGGTCGCCGAGCCCCGCCCCGCGGCTCGCGCCCTCCACGAGGCCGGGCAGGTCCGCCGCCACGAAG contains these protein-coding regions:
- the proB gene encoding glutamate 5-kinase, giving the protein MRAAARRARRIVVKVGSSILTAAGAVRPRVFTELIRQVAALTDEGRQVVVVSSGAIAMGSHRLGWSHPGRSIPEKQAAAAVGQIALMERYRVGFARRGRQVAQVLVTRIGLEDRERFLNARRTLLTLLGLGVVPIVNENDTTSTEEIRFGDNDNLSANVVNLVAAELLVLLTDVDGLYREAPSADNPRPARWDVVERITPEIERAAGGSDHAFGRGGMITKLEAARTAALSGAATVIANGRRRGVLERIAAGEAEGTLFLPEPARRLGSRKHWLAFTARPRGELRLDAGAAQALQERGRSLLPAGITAVAGEFGIGDPVRCTDPAGREVARGLVAYSARDVARIRGLSTRQIEAVLGYSNGSEVIHRDDLVLVAGD
- the nadD gene encoding nicotinate-nucleotide adenylyltransferase; its protein translation is MQPVGVYGGTFNPIHLGHLRAAEEMAEALGLARVLFVPSAVPPHKAGEGGDPIAPGAERLAWVRLAVADNPRFAVEAIEIERGGPSYLVDTLTALRERLRAAGEEPVFLVGSDAFAEMGGWRSPRELFGLAHFAVTPRPPLRTGHLAQWLPEAVRDLFEIAADGRSGLHRSAGTWLRLVEIAGLDLSASDLRRRLREGRSVRYLLPEAVRDAVRASGLYGDTGSSRGVRASR
- a CDS encoding glutamate-5-semialdehyde dehydrogenase; this encodes MADPALEKTIADLALAARAASRRTAELTRDRKDAWLLRAAERLEAAREAILAANRADRAEAERAGLEPAMVKRLALEGGKWSTMLAGLRDVAALPDPAGEITGMWVRPNGLRVGRMRIPLGVVAIIYESRPNVTVDAAALCLKAGNAVILRGGSEAIRSNLALGAELRAAARDTGVPEDAVAIVPTTDRAAIDLLLRRDREIDLVIPRGGPGLIRKVSETSTIPVIKHDAGVCHVYLDASADPEMATAIVLDSKLRQMEVCNGLETLLVHREAAPALLPRVLGALAAEGVELRGCAATRALFPAAKPASDEDWAAEYLAPILAVRVVDGLDAAIDHIRTWGSSHTEVIVTRDYAASQAFVRRIDSSTVGVNCSTAYADGYRLGLGAEIGISTSKLHAYGPMGLEGLTTQKFVLFGDGQLRPD
- a CDS encoding response regulator yields the protein MALTRERLEQLIARSTDIVVGTDRKGVVVYYNDGASRILGYKSEEILGQFVAKLYPSLEEARRVMAAMRSPEHGGPGRAVYLRTTFLSKAGEQIPVAISGTILHDERGREDGTIGFAKDLREILQRDQLATLGEVAIGLSHEINNPLAVILNQAELLERDVERLSGEVDCSVESERLDAIRREVARISEIVERLGEMAAGDKYETVEYVGPARMVDLRPHRPGSHEPDPRLAGARILIADDDLGIRKSLGELLAGEGCVVETAADGVEALEKIERDGFDVLISDVVMPRMDGYELFSAVRRRYPRLPVLMMTAFHYDRDHVIKRSRVEGLEGVIFKKPVDPDRLREKLVEALATRRG
- the rsfS gene encoding ribosome silencing factor, with translation MTSAEKTRKAVEAALEVKAEAVVALDVKELSSFADVFVVCTGRSDRQVRAIADSVEAAAREAGEPPLGIEGYAEGRWVLIDLDDVIVHVFTPETRLHYDIERLWSDAPHIEGLPARAEQAAP
- the gpmI gene encoding 2,3-bisphosphoglycerate-independent phosphoglycerate mutase is translated as MLVVLDGFGLGDGGPGDATAAAHAPFFARANRLYPHARIETSGAAVGLPPGQMGNSEVGHMTMGAGRILYQDITRISKTFAEVGPEGVPAIARALAAARAGRGCLHLLGLVSDGGVHSHLDHLLALLAACGRAGVRPVLHAFLDGRDTPPRSGLGYLGQVTPQLAAAGGQVATVIGRHWAMDRDDRWERIARAYHAIVAREGLTAASAEAAVEAAYARDEGDEFVQPTVVEGGEAFADGDVALFFNFRADRARELTNALTSAAPRRFEGQLERRVGVQPALFVCMTEYDAEFGLPVAFGTQTTRHILGEILAAARLPQLRMAETEKYAHVTFFFNSGREEPFEGEERVLIPSPRDVATYDHKPEMSAPVLTRAILEKLAERDYAFVLVNFANPDMVGHTGVLPAAVKAVETIDQCLERVLGKLLAQGGQALVTADHGNCEQMIDPATGGPHTAHTTNPVPIWWVTADPRGRRLRDGGLADLAPTILELLGLPVPPEMTGRSLLVPA